One window from the genome of Vespula pensylvanica isolate Volc-1 chromosome 19, ASM1446617v1, whole genome shotgun sequence encodes:
- the LOC122635815 gene encoding cytochrome P450 4C1-like produces the protein MLDIKVNTLTNPDSKLAEFIECGTHILAMRVFKLWLHPDILFYNTAIGKKFQKCLSCMDNITSNIMKKKKESISRNKINPELTKENSVQNPRVFLDLLFESSHEEGKYSQQDIRDEINTMIIAGSDTTTTTISFVFLMLASFPDIQNEVYEELNQIYGSNNPKYALISHDDTKRMKLLERVIKETLRLFPIGPIIGRKVTKDIEVEQNLTIPKGSSLVFWIFKLHRNKKYWNEPLKFDPNRFLSDNVHPHSFLPFGIGARNCLGQTFAMLEMKVIIATILRRFIIKIDRPVVIEDIALKLDITLKPAKPIVLQFERRN, from the exons ATGCTGGACATAAAAGTTAATACACTAACCAATCCGGACAGCAAACTAGCTGAATTTATcgaatg cgGAACGCACATACTTGCAATGAGAGTATTTAAATTATGGTTACATCCcgacattcttttttataatactgcTATcggaaagaaatttcaaaagtgCTTATCGTGCATGGATAACATCACAAGcaat ataatgaagaaaaagaaggaatcaatatcgagaaataaaatcaatccaGAATTGACAAAGGAAAATTCag TACAAAACCCAAGAGTATTTCTTGATTTGTTATTTGAATCATCGCATGAAGAGGGAAAATACTCTCAGCAAGATATTCGAGATGAAATCAATACGATGATTATTGCg gGAAGCGATACTACAACTACTACCATTAGCTTTGTATTTTTGATGCTTGCTTCATTCCCTGATATTCAA AACGAAGTATACGAGGAACTGAATCAAATTTACGGCTCAAACAATCCAAAATATGCTTTAATATCACACGACGATACTAAACGTATGAAACTTTTGGAACGAGTGATCAAGGAAACCTTACGACTCTTTCCTATAGGTCCTATCATCGGTCGTAAAGTAACGAAGGATATAGAAG TGGAACAAAATCTAACCATACCAAAAGGAAGTTCCTTGGTATTTTGGATTTTCAAActtcatcgaaataaaaaatattggaacGAGCCATTGAAATTTGATCCAAATAGGTTTCTATCCGATAATGTTCATCCTCACAGTTTTTTACCATTCGGTATTGGAGCTAGAAATTGCTTAG GTCAAACATTTGCTATGCTAGAAATGAAGGTGATAATTGCTACTATTTTAAGAaggtttattattaaaatagatcGACCTGTAGTAATCGAAGATATTGCCTTAAAGCTGGATATCACGTTAAAACCGGCAAAACCTATAGTATTAcaatttgaaagaagaaattaa